A single window of Zea mays cultivar B73 chromosome 10, Zm-B73-REFERENCE-NAM-5.0, whole genome shotgun sequence DNA harbors:
- the LOC111590294 gene encoding probable carbohydrate esterase At4g34215 — protein MKPAARRPLLLCALAAAAALSILLVAPPPLAAHLSSLLLAFPASPYAGGPKLVVLLAGQSNMAGRGLAPSLLPPQFRPHPRVLRLAASRRWVVAAPPLHADIDTHKACGLGPAMPFAHRLLHAASPDLVLGLVPCAVGGTRIWMWAKGEPLYEAAVARGRAAVAAGGGTLGAVLWFQGESDTIELDDATAYGGRMERLVNDFRADLGMPNLLVIQVGLASGEGNYTDIVREAQRNIKLPNVVLVDAIGLPLRDDQLHLSTEAQLRLGDMLGQAFLKFNSSMDSRQ, from the exons ATGAagccggcggcgcggcggccgcTGCTGCTGTGCgcgctggcggcggcggcggcgctctccATCCTGCTGGTCGCGCCGCCGCCTCTCGCCGCGCACCTATCATCACTGCTCCTCGCCTTCCCGGCGTCGCCCTACGCGGGCGGGCCCAAGCTGGTGGTCCTCCTCGCCGGCCAGTCCAATATGGCAGGCCGCGGCCTCGCGCCGTCGCTGCTCCCGCCGCAGTTTCGCCCGCACCCGCGCGTGCTCCGCCTCGCCGCGTCCCGCCGCTGGGTCGTCGCCGCCCCGCCGCTCCACGCCGACATCGACACCCACAAGGCGTGCGGTCTCGGTCCCGCCATGCCCTTCGCCCACCGTCTCCTCCACGCTGCCTCCCCGGACCTCGTCCTGGGCCTCGTGCCCTGCGCCGTCGGCGGCACCAGGATCTGGATGTGGGCCAAGGGGGAGCCTCTCTACGAGGCCGCCGTCGCCCGGGGGCGCGCCGCTGTTGCCGCCGGCGGAGGCACCCTCGGCGCCGTGCTCTGGTTCCAGGGGGAGAGCGACACCATCGAGCTCGACGACGCCACGGCCTACGGCGGCAGGATGGAGCGCCTCGTCAACGATTTCAGGGCTGATCTCGGCATGCCGAATCTGCTCGTCATACAG GTTGGTCTTGCATCAGGAGAGGGGAATTACACTGATATCGTCAGGGAGGCTCAGAGAAACATCAAGCTTCCTAACGTAGTTCTTGTAGACGCGATAGGATTGCCCCTCCGCGACGACCAACTACACCTCTCCACAGAAGCCCAACTCCGGCTGGGTGACATGCTCGGACAAGCCTTTTTGAAATTTAACTCGTCCATGGATTCGAGACAATGA